The genomic interval AATTTCTTTAACTACAAGTTCTAGATTTTGTTGATTATTAATTTTTTCACTATCTGGTAGTGTATCAAAAAATGTCAGTTCTTCTTCTAAATGAGATAAGCCCCATTTTTTTAAAGCATCATTTCTTAAATTAAGACGCCTTATTAGTTCCTCTTTAGAAACTTCAAGTAAAAACCGATGAACTTCGATATTTCGCACTTCTAGTGATTTAAAAATCTCCTCAAAACAAAACTTCATATGTAGGGTCATTGGTACAATAATGGTTCCTGAATATTCTCTATTTAACTTTTCAAGAATCTGAACATTCCAAGTCCGCCATTCTTGATATTTTTGGAAATCATCTTTTTGAATTTCTTTTGGCAAATTTTTTCTAAAAAAATCTCCGATTTCCTCTGGATCATAAATCCATGAGGGAAAAATACGTTCATGCAAGAGTTCAGCAATAGTTGTCTTTCCCGAACCATATGCACCATTTAACCAAATAATCATAGTTTTTCCATTAGTTCTTCTTTTAATTTATTAATATTTACTTCAACTTCACCTTTAAAAATAAATGACCCTGCAACAAAAACATTAGCTCCGGCAGCTTTAGCAACTTTAATTGTTTGGTCATCAATTCCACCATCAACTTCGATTTCAAAATCAAGCTTTTTATCAGCTCGAATTTGAGCGATTTCACGAACTTTATCCATCATTTCAGGAATAAATTTTTGACCTCCAAAACCAGGATTGACTGTCATTACTAAGACCATATCCACAAGTGGTAAAACAGTTTTAATCGCCTCTACAGGAGTTCCAGGATTAATAACTACCGAAGCTTTCATGCCGGCATTCTTAATTTTTTGAAGTGCTCCGTGAATATGATGAGTTGCTTCAACATGAATACTCATGCTATCAGCTCCTGCCTTTGCAAAATCCTCCACATATTTTTCAGGATTTTCAACCATCATGTGAACATCGAAAAATAAATGAGTTTGTGCGCGAAGTGCCGAAACAACGCCAGCTCCAAAGGTTAAATTATCCACAAAATGTCCGTCCATTACGTCAATATGTACAAGGTCAGCTCCAGCAGATTCTAAACGTTTCACATCTCTTGCAAAATTTCCAAAGTCTGCTGACAAAATTGATGGAGCAATTTTATTTTTCATTTCTATCCTCTCTCTAAATAACTTGAATTAGTAATTTATCTTTTGAAACTAAAAACACTTATTCACCACTATTTTCTGATGAATCATCATGAAGTTCTTCTTTAATAATTGTTTTCCAAGATTCACCCTCACGTTTATGCTCTACAACTGTTGCCGCACGAACTCCAAGCATAATTGCTAAGCCTAAAGCAATGACTGTCAAGAAATTCATCACAAAGGCCAGACTTCCACTTTTGAAGACAAACATTTCTAAAATTTGGCAAATAAGCGCAAAAATAACCGCTAAAAAGGCTTCTGTTTTCAATCGTTTTTTCATTTTTCTTTGTCCTGTGAACTCTCTAAATCTTTTTTATCCTCTTTGGGCTGATTAGTTAATCCAAAAAAGACACGGTTTAACCAAAAAATAACAAAGAAAGTTGCAATAACCAAGAGGATAAATACAATAATCATCATTGTTTTTGACAAATCATTTTTAAAATAAATCGCTAAAATCCATGCTAAAACAAGGGCAAAAAAACCAGCTTGTTTTAACCAAATATTATCTTTAGCCCTGTTTTTTTCGTTTTTTCTCATAAGTTTCCCTCGTGTGATTAATTTCATCTAAAATCTGTAAATAATTATCATAGCGGCTCTCTAAAATTTCATGATTTTCTAGTGCCAGCTTGACTGCACAGCTGGGTTCATGCGTATGTGTACATTCGCGAAACTTGCAATCATGACTGATTCTTAAAATTTCAGGAAAAGCAGCATTTAAATCCGGCTGATTCGTCACTTCATAGTCTAGACTAGAAAATCCCGGTGTGTCAGCAATTAAGCCACCAGCCAATTCAAAAAATTCAACATGACGTGTCGTATGACGCCCACGTCCCAGTTTTTCTGAAGTTTCTCCCGTTGCCAGTTGCATTTCTGGTGCAATTTTATTTAGCAAAGTAGTCTTACCAGCGCCAGTTTGACCCATAAAGACAGTTACTTTTCCCGCTAAATTACTGACCAAATGCTCAGCATCAAAAAAAACATCATAACCAATTTGTTCATAATCACTTTTTATCTGTTCATAATCTGTCAGCTGATTAAAAGTTTTTTTATTCTTATCTGAGCCTTCCTGCATCTCTGTCAGTAAATCCAACTTAGAAATGTAAATCATCGGGTGAATATTTTTATGCTCTAAAAAAACCAAAAAGCGGTCTAATAAATTCAAACTAAAATTTGGGCTCACTGTTGACATAATAATCACAGCTTGATCAATATTAGCAATAGATGGTCGAATTAAAGAATTTTTTCGCTCACCAATTTTTAAAATATAACCTTCTGAATTTTCCTCAGTAGAAAATTCAACAAAATCTCCCACAACAGGTTTCATTCCTTTTTTTCTGAAATTACCACGCGCACGCGTCTGATAAACTTCACCTTCTGATTCTACATCATAAAAGCCTGCCAAAGATTTGACAATACGTCCATTTTTTATCATGTTCTCATTATACCAAAAAAAGGCTTCACTGTAAGCCTTTCATTATTTTTTAAAGTTTATTAACTCAAAACAGTGATTTGAATATTTTTCCGTCCCCAAGCAATTGCTTGGTCATTAGTTGGAAAATGGACATCAATGATATTCCCAATAATTGCTCCCCCAGTATCACCAGCAATTGCAATTCCATATCCTGGAACTTCAACAAGAGAATTCAAAGGAATAACACTTGGGTCAACCGCAATACAAATTGGATTTTTACTTAAATCAATTCCCGTTGCTGTAATCCCATTCAAAGCATAAGCCGTTGCTTCTACATTTAAAGTACGACCACCAGAAGTTGTTGTAGATGAGCCATTGTTAGCACCATCCGTTCCTTTATCGCTTGAAGCCTGTGAACTTTGAGAACTTGATGAGCTTGAGTTTTGAGTACTTGACGAACTTGATGAAGTCTTAGCCTTCTCTTGCTCCGCTTTAGCTTTAACCTCAGCTACCGATTTAGCCAATGCTTCATCGCGAGCTTTTTGTTCTGCTGCTGCTTTCTCTTGCATTTCACTCAAAAGTTGTTTATTAGAACTAATTTTATCCTTAAGCGATGAAATACTACTTTGCAAGCTATCTACTTGTCCTTGATAGTCATTTTGGTTTTTCACAAGAGATTCTTGCGTTTCTTCCAATTTAACTTTCATTGTTTTAAGTGAATCTTCTTTTTCTATCAAAGATTTAGCTTGGTCAGCCTCGGCTGTCAAAACAACATTCAGATTGGTCAAACGTGTAATCATCTCTGAGAGATTTTTTGATGACGCAACGACATCAATATATGAGAACGTGGCCCACCATTTGATTGTACTGCCCGCATTTGTTTTGCGACAGAAGCCTTGAGTTGAACAATATCATTTTCAGTTTCAGCAATTTTGCCTTCATATTCTGTGATTTTGCTCTTTGACTGCTTAACTTTTTCTTGAGCTTCTTGCGCTTGACTATAAATCTTATTTGCCTGCGCTAATTTGCTATCGAGTTCTGTTTGGAAGTTTGTAAGTTCTTGGTTGACTTCCGTTTGAGAGCTCTCAGCATTTACCTTTGTTACTCCTAAGAGATTAGATGGTAGTACTGACAAAATCATCAGTAAAGCTCCCACAAGTATTCCAACTTGTTTTATTTTTTTAGGAATTAAATTCTTCATACTTTGTCTATTCTAACATATCCCCTCAGGATTTTAATTGCAATATCTTTACTAAGATTAACATAATTTTAAAATAAATACAAAACGACACTTCCACAAGAGCCTTTTGATTTACTGAAAGCAAATTTTCATTCGCTTCTTTATTATTTATTTGCAAAAAAATCTCTATCAGTAAAATACCAATAGAGATTTTTACTGACAGTTTTTTTGTCAGTACTTTTTCAAATTAACGGATTTCTATATCCAATTTTTCCACAAGATTTTTTGTAATTTTATTGACCGCAGCCGTAATTTCATCATCTGTCATTGTATTTTCAACAGGTTGGAAAGTGAGACTGTAAGCCATTGATTTCTTACCAGCCGGTAAGTTTTTGCCTTGATAAATATCAAATAACTCAACTTGGCTAAGTGTTTTGACACGACTTGATTTAATGACAGAAACAATTTGTGCATGTGTCACTTCAGCATCAATCAAAAGTGCGATATCACGGTGAACAGCTTGAACTTTCGGAATGTCAGTAAAGATAGTTTGAGCTGGTAATTCTTCAAGCATCACTTGCATATCAAGACCAGCAACATAAGTTTCTGCAATATCGTATTTTTTAGCTGTCGCCGGATGAATTTGTCCTACAAAACCAGCCACACGACCATTAATTTTAATGACAGCAGTCCGTCCTGGGTGCATCGCTGCTTGATTATTGCTTGGAATAAATTCTACTTCTTTGTATGCTTCGAGAAGGTTTTCCACAATTCCCTTAGCATAGTAGAAATCAACAGGAACAGCTTGCCCATTATATGATTTATCCACAACATTTCCAGAAATAGCAAAAGCAAGGTTTGGTACTTCTATCGGACGAATATCATCTGGATTTGGTAAGAAAATATTGCCAATTTCATAAATTGCCACATCAGCATTTTTACGATTCTGATTGTAATTTACAATATCCAAAAGTCCTGGAATCATGTTTGCACGAAGTGTTTGACGATCTTCGGTCATTGGCATCATAAGCGTTGTTGTTTCAAGCTGACCCACAAATTCAGTTGCTTTTTCTGGAGTTACAAGCGAATAACCAATAACTTCATTAAGCCCTGAACTTTCGAGACCTGTTCGCACCGTACGACGGAATTTTTGCATTTGAGTCAATTCACCAGCATTTTGTGAGGAAGGCAAAGTACTTGGCAAATTATCATAGCCATAAATACGAGCTACTTCTTCAACTAAATCAGCTTCAATATGAATATCCCAACGACGTGATGGGATTTCACAAGTAAATTTTTCACCCTCAACTTCAACCCCAAAGCCAAGTTGAACAAAAATTTTTTCCACAGTCTCAAGAGATAAATCTGTTCCCAAAGCACTATTAACACGACTCAAAGTAATTGATACTTTTGGAAAAATAGGTTGATAATCATTTGATTCAACAACACCTGAAAGAACTTTTCCACCAGCCAATTCAACTATCATTGCTGCTGCAAAATCAAGTGC from Lactococcus lactis carries:
- the rpe gene encoding ribulose-phosphate 3-epimerase, whose product is MKNKIAPSILSADFGNFARDVKRLESAGADLVHIDVMDGHFVDNLTFGAGVVSALRAQTHLFFDVHMMVENPEKYVEDFAKAGADSMSIHVEATHHIHGALQKIKNAGMKASVVINPGTPVEAIKTVLPLVDMVLVMTVNPGFGGQKFIPEMMDKVREIAQIRADKKLDFEIEVDGGIDDQTIKVAKAAGANVFVAGSFIFKGEVEVNINKLKEELMEKL
- the rsgA gene encoding ribosome small subunit-dependent GTPase A, which encodes MIKNGRIVKSLAGFYDVESEGEVYQTRARGNFRKKGMKPVVGDFVEFSTEENSEGYILKIGERKNSLIRPSIANIDQAVIIMSTVSPNFSLNLLDRFLVFLEHKNIHPMIYISKLDLLTEMQEGSDKNKKTFNQLTDYEQIKSDYEQIGYDVFFDAEHLVSNLAGKVTVFMGQTGAGKTTLLNKIAPEMQLATGETSEKLGRGRHTTRHVEFFELAGGLIADTPGFSSLDYEVTNQPDLNAAFPEILRISHDCKFRECTHTHEPSCAVKLALENHEILESRYDNYLQILDEINHTRETYEKKRKKQG
- a CDS encoding AAA family ATPase encodes the protein MIIWLNGAYGSGKTTIAELLHERIFPSWIYDPEEIGDFFRKNLPKEIQKDDFQKYQEWRTWNVQILEKLNREYSGTIIVPMTLHMKFCFEEIFKSLEVRNIEVHRFLLEVSKEELIRRLNLRNDALKKWGLSHLEEELTFFDTLPDSEKINNQQNLELVVKEILEKVGK
- the pheT gene encoding phenylalanine--tRNA ligase subunit beta, translated to MQVSYKWLKELVPNLRATSAELEQKMSTSGIEVEGVTSPMEGLSKLVVGEILSSEDIPDTHLHITQVNVGAEESLQIVCGAPNVRVGMKVIVALVGARIADNYKIKKGKIRGVESLGMLCALDEIGIDEKINPMKHEDGIFEMPADAKVGDSIFSYLDMDDEIIELSITPNRADALSMHGAAWEVGAIYGLPVQLEKKDLVEASESAASKIAVKVETDKVPTYKIRLIEGVKIAKSPQWLQNRLMNAGVKPINNVVDVTNYVLMAFGQPLHSFDFSKFGSDEILVRQAKAGEKMTTLDHVERELDDSDIVVTANGLPVALGGVMGGADSEITDETTSVALEAALFDGTSIRKTSQKFALRSEASSRFEKGINEGTVREALDFAAAMIVELAGGKVLSGVVESNDYQPIFPKVSITLSRVNSALGTDLSLETVEKIFVQLGFGVEVEGEKFTCEIPSRRWDIHIEADLVEEVARIYGYDNLPSTLPSSQNAGELTQMQKFRRTVRTGLESSGLNEVIGYSLVTPEKATEFVGQLETTTLMMPMTEDRQTLRANMIPGLLDIVNYNQNRKNADVAIYEIGNIFLPNPDDIRPIEVPNLAFAISGNVVDKSYNGQAVPVDFYYAKGIVENLLEAYKEVEFIPSNNQAAMHPGRTAVIKINGRVAGFVGQIHPATAKKYDIAETYVAGLDMQVMLEELPAQTIFTDIPKVQAVHRDIALLIDAEVTHAQIVSVIKSSRVKTLSQVELFDIYQGKNLPAGKKSMAYSLTFQPVENTMTDDEITAAVNKITKNLVEKLDIEIR